Proteins found in one Deltaproteobacteria bacterium genomic segment:
- a CDS encoding methyltransferase domain-containing protein, protein MTRVLEKAEVRRVYTSTAPFYDVWARLTESRARRRVLDLAAVCDGETVLEVAVGTGLLFAELLRYNPHGRNQGIDLTPAMLERARTRAARSGATNWRLSEGDAGALDFPAGSFDVVLNCYMFDLLPEADFERVLSEFHRVLRPGGRVIIASLAPAESVTYKLWQRLYRINPGWVGGCRGVELAGPIERARFQIDLCERIVQLALVTELIRAVKLAN, encoded by the coding sequence ATGACGCGGGTGCTGGAGAAGGCCGAAGTCCGCCGCGTCTACACGAGTACGGCTCCTTTCTACGATGTGTGGGCGCGGCTGACGGAGTCACGTGCGCGGCGGCGTGTACTTGATCTTGCGGCCGTGTGCGACGGGGAGACGGTACTCGAAGTCGCAGTCGGCACCGGCCTGCTGTTCGCCGAGCTCCTGCGGTACAACCCGCACGGCCGCAACCAAGGTATCGACCTCACCCCGGCTATGCTGGAACGGGCCCGGACAAGAGCGGCGCGTAGCGGCGCAACCAACTGGCGCTTGAGCGAGGGGGACGCTGGTGCACTCGACTTCCCCGCTGGGTCGTTCGACGTCGTGCTCAACTGTTACATGTTCGACCTGCTCCCCGAAGCAGACTTCGAACGTGTCCTCTCGGAGTTTCATCGGGTGCTGCGTCCGGGCGGCCGCGTGATCATCGCCAGTCTCGCCCCGGCCGAGAGCGTCACGTATAAGCTGTGGCAGCGACTGTACCGGATCAATCCTGGCTGGGTTGGCGGTTGCCGTGGCGTGGAACTCGCTGGACCGATTGAACGTGCGCGGTTTCAGATCGACCTGTGCGAACGAATTGTTCAGCTCGCTCTTGTCACCGAACTGATCCGTGCAGTGAAGCTCGCGAATTGA
- a CDS encoding acyl-CoA dehydrogenase family protein, whose product MSDATKGHVTSEEESRRVAEESREKEWAGRTFLRELFLGNFLLPLVHPFPVEPRENPEFTKFYKDLEMFLRTEVDSIAIDETGEYPESVVRGLAKLGAFGIKIPKEYGGLGFSVSEYCRAMQLLGSYDSNVVALLSAHQSIGVPQPLKLFGTEAQKKKYLPRCASGTISAFALTEPHAGSDPASLSTTIERDGDMYILNGEKLWCTNGTIAELLVVMARHPETKKISAIVVEANTPGVKVEHRCRFMGLKALANGVISFRDVRVPRENLIGTEGQGLKIALVTLNTGRLSLPAACTGIAKRCIETLEGWCTERTQWGVPIWKHESVSHRVADMSATIFAMESIARLASSMADRGGYDIRLEAAAAKEWNTVRCWEIVDQTLQIRGGRGYETEKSLLARGEDPVPVERLMRDCRINLIFEGASEIMHLFMAREAVDKHLQVAGTFIDPKKSAGEKFAVVPKILAYYAQWYPPLWLRGFSAPFQYGDWGRLATHVRAVERSCRKLARESFHGMLVFQAKMERKQGFLFRCVDVVMELFAMTATLSRARQMLDAGHPEAERAIQLADLFCRSSRRKVKRLFHELWSNDDARKNALAASVMKGEQPLLTDGIVNLDFAYKAHALGAPRREESPIKTAVAGS is encoded by the coding sequence ATGAGCGACGCAACCAAGGGTCACGTCACGAGCGAAGAAGAATCACGCCGGGTCGCGGAGGAATCCCGCGAAAAGGAATGGGCCGGACGCACGTTCCTGCGCGAGCTCTTCCTGGGCAACTTCCTGCTTCCGCTGGTGCATCCTTTCCCCGTCGAGCCGCGGGAGAACCCCGAGTTCACGAAGTTCTACAAAGACCTGGAGATGTTCCTGCGCACCGAGGTCGACTCCATCGCTATCGACGAGACCGGCGAGTATCCAGAGAGCGTCGTGCGGGGACTGGCCAAGCTGGGCGCCTTCGGCATCAAGATTCCGAAGGAGTACGGCGGCCTCGGCTTCTCGGTGTCGGAGTACTGCCGCGCCATGCAGTTGCTCGGCAGCTACGACAGCAACGTCGTTGCGTTGCTCTCGGCGCATCAGTCGATCGGCGTGCCGCAACCGCTGAAGCTGTTCGGCACCGAAGCGCAGAAGAAAAAGTATCTCCCGCGCTGTGCCAGCGGCACCATCTCCGCCTTTGCGCTCACCGAACCGCACGCCGGGTCCGACCCCGCCAGCCTGTCGACAACCATCGAGCGCGACGGCGACATGTACATCCTCAACGGCGAGAAGCTGTGGTGTACCAACGGCACGATCGCCGAGTTGCTGGTGGTGATGGCGCGACATCCGGAGACCAAGAAGATCAGCGCCATCGTTGTCGAGGCCAACACCCCCGGCGTCAAAGTCGAGCATCGCTGTCGCTTCATGGGGCTCAAGGCGCTGGCTAACGGCGTCATCAGTTTTCGCGATGTCCGCGTGCCGCGCGAGAATCTGATCGGTACCGAAGGGCAGGGGCTGAAGATCGCTCTGGTCACACTCAACACCGGCCGCCTCTCTCTCCCGGCCGCCTGCACTGGCATTGCCAAGCGCTGCATCGAGACGCTCGAAGGATGGTGTACGGAACGGACCCAGTGGGGTGTGCCCATCTGGAAGCACGAGTCCGTGAGCCACCGCGTCGCCGACATGTCGGCAACCATCTTCGCGATGGAATCCATCGCGCGGCTGGCGAGCAGCATGGCGGATCGCGGCGGATACGACATCCGCCTCGAAGCCGCCGCGGCCAAGGAATGGAACACGGTGCGCTGCTGGGAGATCGTCGATCAGACGCTGCAAATCCGCGGCGGTCGCGGTTACGAGACGGAGAAGTCGCTGTTGGCGCGCGGCGAGGACCCGGTGCCAGTCGAGCGCCTGATGCGCGACTGCCGCATCAATCTGATCTTCGAAGGTGCGAGCGAGATCATGCACCTGTTCATGGCCCGCGAGGCGGTCGACAAGCATCTCCAGGTTGCCGGCACCTTTATCGATCCGAAGAAGAGCGCGGGCGAAAAGTTCGCGGTCGTGCCCAAGATCCTGGCGTACTACGCGCAGTGGTATCCGCCGTTGTGGCTGCGTGGGTTCAGCGCACCGTTCCAATACGGCGACTGGGGCCGTTTGGCGACACATGTACGCGCGGTGGAACGGAGCTGCCGCAAGTTGGCGCGCGAGAGCTTCCACGGCATGCTCGTCTTCCAGGCCAAGATGGAGCGCAAGCAAGGCTTCCTCTTTCGCTGCGTGGATGTGGTCATGGAGCTGTTCGCCATGACCGCCACGCTATCGCGCGCGCGGCAGATGCTCGATGCCGGGCACCCCGAAGCCGAGCGCGCTATCCAGCTTGCCGATCTCTTCTGCCGATCCTCACGCCGCAAGGTAAAGCGGTTGTTCCACGAGTTGTGGAGCAACGACGACGCGCGCAAGAACGCGCTCGCCGCCAGCGTCATGAAAGGTGAGCAGCCGTTGTTGACCGACGGCATCGTCAATCTCGACTTTGCGTACAAGGCGCACGCTCTCGGTGCGCCGCGGCGCGAGGA